One part of the Nostoc sp. PCC 7120 = FACHB-418 genome encodes these proteins:
- a CDS encoding TenA family protein → MTFSNQLWTANQDLAAACLEHPFVQGIGNGSLEEQKFAYYVGQDAFFLAAFARAYSIAAAKSPDWIGFTTFHNLAGGVLAEMRLHESYAVQWGVDLHSVQPGVATRRYTDFLLATAWGGDVGLTAAAMSPCMRLYAFLGEQLAKNGIPNHQYADWIRTYCSADFLPLVQQLESLVENYATANTLTSSTYRYAMLCEQEFFQAAWMI, encoded by the coding sequence GAGCATCCTTTTGTTCAAGGTATTGGTAATGGTAGCCTGGAGGAGCAAAAATTTGCTTATTATGTAGGGCAGGATGCTTTTTTCTTAGCAGCCTTCGCCCGTGCTTACAGTATTGCTGCGGCTAAATCACCAGACTGGATAGGTTTTACTACGTTTCACAATTTAGCTGGTGGTGTATTGGCAGAGATGCGTCTACATGAAAGCTACGCAGTCCAATGGGGAGTTGATTTACATTCTGTGCAACCAGGAGTGGCTACCCGTCGCTATACCGATTTTTTGTTGGCTACTGCTTGGGGTGGAGATGTAGGTTTAACTGCTGCGGCCATGTCTCCTTGTATGCGTCTGTATGCTTTTTTGGGAGAACAGTTAGCTAAGAATGGTATTCCTAATCATCAATACGCTGATTGGATTCGGACTTACTGTAGTGCTGATTTTCTACCATTAGTACAACAATTGGAAAGTTTAGTAGAAAACTATGCTACTGCTAATACCTTAACCAGTTCAACTTATCGCTACGCCATGCTTTGCGAACAAGAATTTTTTCAAGCAGCCTGGATGATTTAA